The following proteins come from a genomic window of Sardina pilchardus chromosome 1, fSarPil1.1, whole genome shotgun sequence:
- the LOC134080958 gene encoding tripartite motif-containing protein 14-like isoform X1, producing MLSLFAFVISLCFCSVCTGGCSFSLDPNTANQHVRLSNDAEKATWVPDPVPYQGHDGRFDKVPQVLCTEPLPQRIQVEVEFTNAVVAVAYGSMKRKGDGDDVLFGNNDKSWCVGYDSGSNRYFASHNNTKELISAPPAGSRVLVFLDRDAHTLEFLTFTPPQSLESWYKFKPTFTEEDLYMGFRVPSTGSSATLTFSYPRLLPSGAQTAA from the exons atgttatCTCTCTTTGCTTTTGTTATCTCTCTTTGCTTTTGTTCTGTGTGCACAG GTGGCTGCAGTTTCAgtctggacccaaacacagcaaaccAACACGTCCGTCTGTCTAATGACGCGGAGAAAGCCACCTGGGTACCTGATCCAGTGCCGTATCAAGGCCATGACGGGAGATTTGACAAGGTGCCCCAGGTCCTGTGTACGGAGCCTCTGCCCCAACGCATCCAGGTGGAGGTTGAGTTTACAAATGCTGTTGTTGCCGTCGCTTACGGAAGCATGAAGCGGAAGGGAGATGGCGATGATGTCCTGTTTGGCAACAATGACAAGTCTTGGTGTGTGGGGTACGATAGTGGCTCCAACAGGTACTTTGCCAGCCACAATAACACAAAAGAGTTGATAtcagcgccccctgctggctcCAGAGTGTTAGTGTTTCTGGACAGAGATGCCCACACGCTGGAGTTCCTCACCTTCACTCCCCCTCAGTCACTGGAATCCTGGTACAAGTTCAAGCCCAC CTTCACTGAGgaggatctctacatggggtttagggtgCCTAGCACTGGGTCATCAGCAACCCTGACCTTTAGCTACCCTCGTCTCCTTCCATCAGGAGCCCAAACTGctgcatga
- the LOC134080958 gene encoding tripartite motif-containing protein 14-like isoform X2, protein MNTDRGMDPSLTNPARFGGCSFSLDPNTANQHVRLSNDAEKATWVPDPVPYQGHDGRFDKVPQVLCTEPLPQRIQVEVEFTNAVVAVAYGSMKRKGDGDDVLFGNNDKSWCVGYDSGSNRYFASHNNTKELISAPPAGSRVLVFLDRDAHTLEFLTFTPPQSLESWYKFKPTFTEEDLYMGFRVPSTGSSATLTFSYPRLLPSGAQTAA, encoded by the exons GTGGCTGCAGTTTCAgtctggacccaaacacagcaaaccAACACGTCCGTCTGTCTAATGACGCGGAGAAAGCCACCTGGGTACCTGATCCAGTGCCGTATCAAGGCCATGACGGGAGATTTGACAAGGTGCCCCAGGTCCTGTGTACGGAGCCTCTGCCCCAACGCATCCAGGTGGAGGTTGAGTTTACAAATGCTGTTGTTGCCGTCGCTTACGGAAGCATGAAGCGGAAGGGAGATGGCGATGATGTCCTGTTTGGCAACAATGACAAGTCTTGGTGTGTGGGGTACGATAGTGGCTCCAACAGGTACTTTGCCAGCCACAATAACACAAAAGAGTTGATAtcagcgccccctgctggctcCAGAGTGTTAGTGTTTCTGGACAGAGATGCCCACACGCTGGAGTTCCTCACCTTCACTCCCCCTCAGTCACTGGAATCCTGGTACAAGTTCAAGCCCAC CTTCACTGAGgaggatctctacatggggtttagggtgCCTAGCACTGGGTCATCAGCAACCCTGACCTTTAGCTACCCTCGTCTCCTTCCATCAGGAGCCCAAACTGctgcatga